One genomic region from Arthrobacter pigmenti encodes:
- a CDS encoding WYL domain-containing protein, with translation MSAKRTERLLTLVMLLLSGRRGWTKEELFREVEQYAQAPTTAAREKLFDRDKATLREQGIPVESFTDDPFFDSDNANVRYRIDAEDYRLPGMSFTPAESAALTVAAGMWDEASLGSAASRALRKLRGRGVDTGGTAALPVAARIQTNEPFWDLLWRATTGRRGVRFSYRAASTGDERVRTVQPWGMGSRFGHWYLVGFDVDRQAERWFRLTRITSEPTFVEGTYEAPADFSMARSLASLDTASPPAIAAVDIRPGTSQILRARPGATIMEGPEGWQRVTYSFSDQAAASGEVASLGPNARAMAPPLLVNDVRGRLAGALEALIQEPPSFILSARPAATGSSPGASTEDRLLRLLDLVPYFLGKPGVDVATAARDFKISETQLLRDLELLFVSGPRYYPDGLIDIHLEDGRIHVSDPQELSEPIRFGLDEVCALLVGLETLSALPGLPERSAVVSARNKLREATGEIGRPDRSIATLLTEDSVAPTLKLIRTAMDQQRQLRLSYVVAARDEITDRFVEPLRTFLQDDVWYLDAWCHSAQGRRHFRLDRIGSARLTDRPATIGPQHDDGATRLFDPSEADETVVLILAPHARWIAQRYAAQHTAELPDGRLAVEIRVAATGWLPGLIASLGGDCVVAAPDAVRWAAVAFTETALESYTGPGEA, from the coding sequence GTGTCTGCGAAACGAACGGAACGCCTTCTTACCTTGGTGATGCTGCTTCTTTCCGGCCGCCGGGGTTGGACCAAGGAGGAACTGTTCCGCGAGGTCGAACAGTACGCCCAGGCGCCAACGACAGCGGCACGGGAGAAGCTCTTCGACCGGGACAAGGCCACGCTTCGCGAGCAGGGCATACCTGTGGAGTCCTTTACCGATGATCCATTCTTCGACAGTGACAACGCCAACGTCCGGTACAGGATAGACGCCGAGGACTACCGGCTTCCGGGGATGAGCTTCACCCCGGCTGAATCAGCTGCCCTCACAGTGGCGGCCGGCATGTGGGATGAAGCCTCCCTCGGATCTGCAGCGTCACGCGCCCTGCGCAAGCTACGTGGTAGGGGAGTGGACACTGGCGGGACTGCGGCACTTCCGGTTGCCGCGCGAATCCAGACGAACGAGCCATTCTGGGATCTGCTCTGGCGCGCCACCACCGGCCGCCGCGGCGTCAGGTTCAGCTACCGCGCTGCCAGTACTGGGGATGAACGTGTGCGTACCGTTCAGCCGTGGGGGATGGGCAGCCGCTTCGGGCATTGGTACCTCGTCGGTTTCGATGTGGATCGACAGGCCGAACGATGGTTCCGGCTCACGCGCATCACCTCTGAACCGACGTTTGTCGAGGGCACCTACGAAGCCCCCGCGGACTTTTCCATGGCGCGCTCTTTGGCTTCGCTGGACACCGCCTCGCCACCCGCAATTGCTGCCGTTGATATTCGACCGGGAACATCACAGATCCTCCGTGCACGGCCCGGCGCAACCATCATGGAAGGTCCCGAAGGGTGGCAGAGAGTCACTTACAGCTTCTCTGACCAAGCCGCCGCGAGCGGGGAAGTTGCGTCGCTTGGACCGAATGCCCGCGCCATGGCGCCGCCCTTGCTGGTGAACGACGTCCGGGGGCGGCTTGCAGGTGCCCTGGAAGCGCTCATCCAGGAACCGCCGTCGTTCATCCTGAGTGCCCGGCCGGCCGCCACCGGTTCGTCTCCTGGTGCGTCGACGGAGGACCGGCTCCTGAGGCTGCTCGACCTGGTCCCCTACTTTTTGGGCAAGCCTGGAGTGGACGTTGCCACAGCCGCCCGGGACTTCAAAATTTCCGAAACGCAGCTTCTGCGGGATCTGGAACTGTTATTCGTCAGCGGGCCGCGCTACTACCCAGACGGCTTAATCGATATCCACCTCGAGGACGGCCGTATACACGTAAGCGATCCGCAGGAGCTCAGCGAGCCTATCCGGTTCGGCCTCGACGAGGTGTGCGCGCTCCTTGTTGGTTTGGAAACCCTCAGCGCACTCCCGGGCCTGCCCGAGCGTTCGGCGGTTGTGTCCGCACGTAACAAGCTCCGCGAAGCCACTGGCGAAATTGGGCGGCCGGACCGTTCCATCGCTACCCTCCTTACCGAAGACAGCGTTGCGCCGACGTTGAAGCTCATCCGAACCGCAATGGACCAACAGCGGCAGCTGCGCTTGAGCTACGTCGTCGCGGCACGGGATGAAATCACAGACCGCTTCGTGGAGCCGCTGAGAACGTTCCTCCAGGACGATGTGTGGTATCTCGATGCATGGTGCCACAGCGCGCAAGGGCGGCGGCATTTCCGCCTTGACCGCATTGGGAGCGCCCGCCTCACCGACCGTCCTGCCACTATCGGACCACAGCACGACGACGGCGCCACCAGGCTGTTCGATCCATCCGAGGCGGACGAAACAGTCGTGCTGATTCTCGCGCCGCACGCCCGCTGGATCGCCCAGCGGTACGCAGCGCAGCACACTGCTGAACTGCCGGATGGACGATTGGCCGTCGAAATCAGGGTGGCCGCCACGGGCTGGCTCCCCGGCCTTATTGCAAGTCTTGGCGGGGACTGCGTGGTCGCCGCACCGGACGCCGTCAGATGGGCGGCGGTCGCCTTCACCGAAACCGCGCTTGAGAGCTATACAGGGCCTGGGGAAGCCTGA
- the tatA gene encoding Sec-independent protein translocase subunit TatA produces MQIQGWHILIIIAIAILLFGAPKLPGLARSVGQSLRIFKSEVRQMKEENGPNDTDGSSPVEGRVVDEPRRDGTQEHDSQHGTPRASGPGSTSSST; encoded by the coding sequence ATGCAGATCCAGGGTTGGCACATACTTATCATCATCGCAATCGCGATACTCCTGTTTGGTGCGCCCAAACTTCCCGGACTTGCCCGGAGCGTGGGGCAATCTCTGCGCATCTTCAAGTCGGAAGTCCGCCAGATGAAGGAAGAGAACGGCCCGAACGACACCGATGGATCATCGCCGGTCGAAGGTCGTGTAGTCGACGAGCCGCGCAGGGACGGAACCCAGGAGCACGATTCCCAACACGGAACGCCCCGTGCGTCCGGGCCTGGTAGCACCTCCTCCAGCACCTGA
- the tatC gene encoding twin-arginine translocase subunit TatC produces the protein MPRVKGRKAANPEGRMALKEHLKEARNRLFKSAIALVVGTVIGFFIYNPVLQALSQPIRTINTIDGRNAALNFDGVGSPFDLMIQISVFLGLVIASPVWLYQLWAFITPGLRVKERRITLGFIAVAVPLFLAGLALAWLILPSAVRVLTDFTPEGFANFITVPVYITFMLRLMLAFGIAFLLPVVLFGLNMVGIVKGKQILKSWRITVFLVCLFAAMAAPGGDAMSMFYLAVPLLLLFFVAIALCLLNDKRREKRNAERDADIETNADRASSLEGL, from the coding sequence ATGCCACGGGTCAAAGGGCGCAAGGCCGCCAATCCTGAAGGGCGGATGGCGCTCAAAGAGCACCTGAAGGAAGCCCGTAACAGACTGTTCAAGTCCGCGATCGCTTTGGTTGTCGGCACTGTTATTGGTTTCTTCATCTACAACCCGGTGCTTCAAGCACTCTCGCAGCCAATCCGAACCATCAATACGATTGACGGTCGCAATGCTGCACTGAATTTCGATGGCGTTGGTTCTCCGTTCGACCTCATGATTCAGATCTCGGTTTTCCTGGGCCTGGTCATTGCAAGTCCGGTATGGCTCTATCAGCTGTGGGCTTTCATCACCCCAGGTCTACGGGTCAAGGAACGCCGGATAACCCTCGGCTTCATTGCCGTTGCGGTTCCCCTGTTCCTCGCCGGGCTCGCGCTGGCGTGGCTCATCCTGCCGAGCGCCGTTCGTGTGCTGACGGACTTCACGCCTGAAGGTTTCGCCAACTTCATAACCGTTCCTGTGTACATCACCTTCATGCTCCGGTTGATGTTGGCCTTCGGGATTGCGTTCCTGCTGCCGGTCGTGCTCTTTGGCCTCAACATGGTCGGAATCGTCAAAGGCAAGCAGATCCTCAAATCGTGGCGGATCACAGTGTTCCTGGTCTGCCTGTTCGCCGCTATGGCGGCTCCAGGCGGCGATGCCATGAGTATGTTTTACCTCGCCGTCCCCCTCCTGCTGCTCTTCTTCGTTGCCATAGCCCTGTGCCTGCTCAACGACAAGCGACGCGAGAAGAGGAATGCCGAACGCGACGCCGATATCGAGACGAACGCAGACCGCGCCTCAAGCCTTGAAGGGCTCTGA